From Agelaius phoeniceus isolate bAgePho1 chromosome 19, bAgePho1.hap1, whole genome shotgun sequence, a single genomic window includes:
- the PECAM1 gene encoding platelet endothelial cell adhesion molecule isoform X2 — protein MYLALLVIFLQCSELYAQGKVYQVFTFNGVKIKVEPSDKVKNGAPMSIICHADISKNTDFQLKHNFTFFKDGKLVFMTISDKEDARYEIPVAKSADTGDYECRVKAGDKLVISKPIYVWVAGMTKPILTADKKEVSEGEIVKLRCELPEEVPPLEFFFRKIKTNSEPIEKRVAEQNQNFSEMEYYVEAGDNILQFDCFGKRQVKTGWESSQHSNKTLVTVKEPFRKPTLITRPSNNFTEGDIIEFECSTVAAEMRGIEIIFQKNRTILNSVRDKKFLKYSTLATQEDSGEYQCKVEQGAVSKTTKLNVFVSELFPKPTLSASMTQLDENKDLILNCSINGLRRANFSILRKSSSGDILLKKSKILAIKVNVNDTGSYTCKAEVKGIIKESKPVRISVYAPVSKPTLSVVSGSPEVVLGKPLQLICHSVMGTPPITFTFYKGDEIKKNVTNDTYATFLDEDIGLNDNGGYRCDARNNHSSGVKTSNTLNVTVIVPIRGASLGSVPYGEVEVGSDTAFLCSVKEGSWPIDFKFFKKTDHEVLLHKVREYSDRTIWHKKTMKRKDTGTYYCVASNRASVDVRSRPITISVILAAWQKGVIAAFVLTAMAGAGAVALWWFLRKKKKAKGPSMEMSGSALAPNLTSEKLTRPPSDGNYYSGSGYIEDNENHMKSTDESKGPDLESAEVDYTEVEVSTLDPHRAPEQKGTETVYSEIRKTNNDSMENRHSRIYGHPDAT, from the exons ATGTATCTTGCtcttctggtgattttcttgcaGT gttCAGAACTTTACGCTCAGGGGAAAG tTTATCAAGTTTTTACTTTCAACGGAGTTAAAATCAAGGTTGAACCATCTGACAAAGTGAAGAATGGAGCTCCAATGTCAATCATCTGCCACGCTGATATTAGCAAAAATACTGATTTCCAGCTGAAGCacaatttcacattttttaaggATGGGAAGCTTGTATTTATGACCATATCAGACAAAGAAGATGCACGGTATGAAATACCTGTGGCCAAGTCTGCAGATACAGGAGACTATGAATGTAGGGTGAAAGCAGGTGACAAGTTGGTTATCAGTAAGCCCATCTATGTTTGGGTTGCAG GAATGACCAAGCCAATCCTGACTGCTGACAAAAAAGAAGTTTCAGAGGGTGAAATTGTGAAATTACGTTGTGAGCTGCCAGAAGAAGTTCCTCCTTTAGAGTTCTTTTTCCGGAAGATAAAGACAAATTCAGAGCCTATAGAAAAACGTGTAgctgaacaaaaccaaaatttttctGAAATGGAATATTATGTTGAAGCGGGAGATAATATTTTACAATTTGATTGCTTTGGCAAGAGACAAGTAAAAACTGGATGGGAAAGCTCCCAACACAGCAACAAAACACTTGTTACAGTCAAGG AACCATTTAGAAAGCCCACTCTGATCACTAGGCCCTCCAATAACTTTACAGAAGGAGACATAATAGAATTTGAGTGCTCAACCGTGGCAGCTGAAATGCGTGGCATTGAAATCATCTTCCAGAAAAACAGAACAATACTGAACAGTGTACGAGATAAGAAATTTCTGAAATACTCTACATTAGCTACTCAAGAGGACAGTGGTGAATACCAGTGTAAGGTGGAGCAAGGAGCAGTGTCTAAAACCACCAAACTGAATGTCTTTGTGTCAG AATTATTTCCCAAGCCAACACTATCTGCTTCTATGACTCAGTTGGatgaaaataaagatttaattTTGAACTGCAGCATTAATGGTTTACGGAGAGCCAACTTCTCCATCCTACGGAAAAGTTCCAGTGGAGACATCCtgttgaaaaaatctaaaatcttAGCAATTAAAGTTAATGTGAATGATACTGGATCTTACACCTGCAAAGCTGAAGTAAAAGGAATAATCAAGGAGAGCAAACCTGTAAGGATAAGTGTTTATG CTCCAGTCTCCAAGCCAACTCTTTCTGTTGTCAGTGGCTCACCAGAGGTGGTATTAGGAAAGCCTCTACAATTAATCTGTCATTCAGTGATGGGAACACCACCAATAACATTCACATTCTACAAAGGGgatgaaattaagaaaaatgtAACTAATGACACATATGCTACATTCTTGGATGAAGATATTGGACTAAATGACAATGGAGGGTACAGATGTGATGCTAGAAACAATCACTCCAGCGGTGTGAAAACCAGCAATACTCTAAATGTCACAGTGATAG TACCCATCAGGGGTGCCAGTTTGGGCAGTGTTCCGTATGGAGAAGTAGAAGTTGGCAGTGATACTGCTTTCCTCTGCTCTGTGAAGGAAGGATCTTGGCCAATTGACttcaagttttttaaaaaaactgatCATGAAGTTCTTCTTCATAAAGTAAGGGAATATTCAGACAGAACCATATGGCACAAGAAAACAATGAAGAGGAAGGACACAGGGACCTATTATTGCGTGGCTTCGAACCGAGCCAGCGTGGACGTGAGGAGCCGTCCAATAACCATCAGTG TCATCTTAGCAGCTTGGCAGAAAGGAGTCATTGCTGCATTTGTCCTGacagccatggcaggagcaggagcagtcGCTTTATGGTGGTTTTTGCGTAAGAAGAAAAAGG CTAAAGGACCATCCATGGAGATGTCTGG ttCTGCCTTGGCTCCAAACTTGACAAGTGAAAAACTAACAAGACCACCCAGTGATGGAAACTACTATTCAG GATCAGGTTACATTGAAGATAATGAAAACCACATGAAATCAACAGATGAGAGTAAAG GACCTGACCTTGAGAGTGCTGAGGTGGATTACACTGAAGTTGAAGTCTCCACGCTTGATCCTCACAGAG CTCCTGAACAGAAGGGGACTGAAACAGTTTATAGTGAAATCAGAAAAACTAATAATG
- the PECAM1 gene encoding platelet endothelial cell adhesion molecule isoform X3, with protein MYLALLVIFLQCSELYAQGKVYQVFTFNGVKIKVEPSDKVKNGAPMSIICHADISKNTDFQLKHNFTFFKDGKLVFMTISDKEDARYEIPVAKSADTGDYECRVKAGDKLVISKPIYVWVAGMTKPILTADKKEVSEGEIVKLRCELPEEVPPLEFFFRKIKTNSEPIEKRVAEQNQNFSEMEYYVEAGDNILQFDCFGKRQVKTGWESSQHSNKTLVTVKEPFRKPTLITRPSNNFTEGDIIEFECSTVAAEMRGIEIIFQKNRTILNSVRDKKFLKYSTLATQEDSGEYQCKVEQGAVSKTTKLNVFVSELFPKPTLSASMTQLDENKDLILNCSINGLRRANFSILRKSSSGDILLKKSKILAIKVNVNDTGSYTCKAEVKGIIKESKPVRISVYAPVSKPTLSVVSGSPEVVLGKPLQLICHSVMGTPPITFTFYKGDEIKKNVTNDTYATFLDEDIGLNDNGGYRCDARNNHSSGVKTSNTLNVTVIVPIRGASLGSVPYGEVEVGSDTAFLCSVKEGSWPIDFKFFKKTDHEVLLHKVREYSDRTIWHKKTMKRKDTGTYYCVASNRASVDVRSRPITISVILAAWQKGVIAAFVLTAMAGAGAVALWWFLRKKKKAKGPSMEMSGSALAPNLTSEKLTRPPSDGNYYSGSGYIEDNENHMKSTDESKGPDLESAEVDYTEVEVSTLDPHRDSMENRHSQRIYGHPDAT; from the exons ATGTATCTTGCtcttctggtgattttcttgcaGT gttCAGAACTTTACGCTCAGGGGAAAG tTTATCAAGTTTTTACTTTCAACGGAGTTAAAATCAAGGTTGAACCATCTGACAAAGTGAAGAATGGAGCTCCAATGTCAATCATCTGCCACGCTGATATTAGCAAAAATACTGATTTCCAGCTGAAGCacaatttcacattttttaaggATGGGAAGCTTGTATTTATGACCATATCAGACAAAGAAGATGCACGGTATGAAATACCTGTGGCCAAGTCTGCAGATACAGGAGACTATGAATGTAGGGTGAAAGCAGGTGACAAGTTGGTTATCAGTAAGCCCATCTATGTTTGGGTTGCAG GAATGACCAAGCCAATCCTGACTGCTGACAAAAAAGAAGTTTCAGAGGGTGAAATTGTGAAATTACGTTGTGAGCTGCCAGAAGAAGTTCCTCCTTTAGAGTTCTTTTTCCGGAAGATAAAGACAAATTCAGAGCCTATAGAAAAACGTGTAgctgaacaaaaccaaaatttttctGAAATGGAATATTATGTTGAAGCGGGAGATAATATTTTACAATTTGATTGCTTTGGCAAGAGACAAGTAAAAACTGGATGGGAAAGCTCCCAACACAGCAACAAAACACTTGTTACAGTCAAGG AACCATTTAGAAAGCCCACTCTGATCACTAGGCCCTCCAATAACTTTACAGAAGGAGACATAATAGAATTTGAGTGCTCAACCGTGGCAGCTGAAATGCGTGGCATTGAAATCATCTTCCAGAAAAACAGAACAATACTGAACAGTGTACGAGATAAGAAATTTCTGAAATACTCTACATTAGCTACTCAAGAGGACAGTGGTGAATACCAGTGTAAGGTGGAGCAAGGAGCAGTGTCTAAAACCACCAAACTGAATGTCTTTGTGTCAG AATTATTTCCCAAGCCAACACTATCTGCTTCTATGACTCAGTTGGatgaaaataaagatttaattTTGAACTGCAGCATTAATGGTTTACGGAGAGCCAACTTCTCCATCCTACGGAAAAGTTCCAGTGGAGACATCCtgttgaaaaaatctaaaatcttAGCAATTAAAGTTAATGTGAATGATACTGGATCTTACACCTGCAAAGCTGAAGTAAAAGGAATAATCAAGGAGAGCAAACCTGTAAGGATAAGTGTTTATG CTCCAGTCTCCAAGCCAACTCTTTCTGTTGTCAGTGGCTCACCAGAGGTGGTATTAGGAAAGCCTCTACAATTAATCTGTCATTCAGTGATGGGAACACCACCAATAACATTCACATTCTACAAAGGGgatgaaattaagaaaaatgtAACTAATGACACATATGCTACATTCTTGGATGAAGATATTGGACTAAATGACAATGGAGGGTACAGATGTGATGCTAGAAACAATCACTCCAGCGGTGTGAAAACCAGCAATACTCTAAATGTCACAGTGATAG TACCCATCAGGGGTGCCAGTTTGGGCAGTGTTCCGTATGGAGAAGTAGAAGTTGGCAGTGATACTGCTTTCCTCTGCTCTGTGAAGGAAGGATCTTGGCCAATTGACttcaagttttttaaaaaaactgatCATGAAGTTCTTCTTCATAAAGTAAGGGAATATTCAGACAGAACCATATGGCACAAGAAAACAATGAAGAGGAAGGACACAGGGACCTATTATTGCGTGGCTTCGAACCGAGCCAGCGTGGACGTGAGGAGCCGTCCAATAACCATCAGTG TCATCTTAGCAGCTTGGCAGAAAGGAGTCATTGCTGCATTTGTCCTGacagccatggcaggagcaggagcagtcGCTTTATGGTGGTTTTTGCGTAAGAAGAAAAAGG CTAAAGGACCATCCATGGAGATGTCTGG ttCTGCCTTGGCTCCAAACTTGACAAGTGAAAAACTAACAAGACCACCCAGTGATGGAAACTACTATTCAG GATCAGGTTACATTGAAGATAATGAAAACCACATGAAATCAACAGATGAGAGTAAAG GACCTGACCTTGAGAGTGCTGAGGTGGATTACACTGAAGTTGAAGTCTCCACGCTTGATCCTCACAGAG
- the PECAM1 gene encoding platelet endothelial cell adhesion molecule isoform X6 has translation MYLALLVIFLQCSELYAQGKVYQVFTFNGVKIKVEPSDKVKNGAPMSIICHADISKNTDFQLKHNFTFFKDGKLVFMTISDKEDARYEIPVAKSADTGDYECRVKAGDKLVISKPIYVWVAGMTKPILTADKKEVSEGEIVKLRCELPEEVPPLEFFFRKIKTNSEPIEKRVAEQNQNFSEMEYYVEAGDNILQFDCFGKRQVKTGWESSQHSNKTLVTVKEPFRKPTLITRPSNNFTEGDIIEFECSTVAAEMRGIEIIFQKNRTILNSVRDKKFLKYSTLATQEDSGEYQCKVEQGAVSKTTKLNVFVSELFPKPTLSASMTQLDENKDLILNCSINGLRRANFSILRKSSSGDILLKKSKILAIKVNVNDTGSYTCKAEVKGIIKESKPVRISVYAPVSKPTLSVVSGSPEVVLGKPLQLICHSVMGTPPITFTFYKGDEIKKNVTNDTYATFLDEDIGLNDNGGYRCDARNNHSSGVKTSNTLNVTVIVPIRGASLGSVPYGEVEVGSDTAFLCSVKEGSWPIDFKFFKKTDHEVLLHKVREYSDRTIWHKKTMKRKDTGTYYCVASNRASVDVRSRPITISVILAAWQKGVIAAFVLTAMAGAGAVALWWFLRKKKKAKGPSMEMSGSALAPNLTSEKLTRPPSDGNYYSGSGYIEDNENHMKSTDESKGPDLESAEVDYTEVEVSTLDPHRENIWAS, from the exons ATGTATCTTGCtcttctggtgattttcttgcaGT gttCAGAACTTTACGCTCAGGGGAAAG tTTATCAAGTTTTTACTTTCAACGGAGTTAAAATCAAGGTTGAACCATCTGACAAAGTGAAGAATGGAGCTCCAATGTCAATCATCTGCCACGCTGATATTAGCAAAAATACTGATTTCCAGCTGAAGCacaatttcacattttttaaggATGGGAAGCTTGTATTTATGACCATATCAGACAAAGAAGATGCACGGTATGAAATACCTGTGGCCAAGTCTGCAGATACAGGAGACTATGAATGTAGGGTGAAAGCAGGTGACAAGTTGGTTATCAGTAAGCCCATCTATGTTTGGGTTGCAG GAATGACCAAGCCAATCCTGACTGCTGACAAAAAAGAAGTTTCAGAGGGTGAAATTGTGAAATTACGTTGTGAGCTGCCAGAAGAAGTTCCTCCTTTAGAGTTCTTTTTCCGGAAGATAAAGACAAATTCAGAGCCTATAGAAAAACGTGTAgctgaacaaaaccaaaatttttctGAAATGGAATATTATGTTGAAGCGGGAGATAATATTTTACAATTTGATTGCTTTGGCAAGAGACAAGTAAAAACTGGATGGGAAAGCTCCCAACACAGCAACAAAACACTTGTTACAGTCAAGG AACCATTTAGAAAGCCCACTCTGATCACTAGGCCCTCCAATAACTTTACAGAAGGAGACATAATAGAATTTGAGTGCTCAACCGTGGCAGCTGAAATGCGTGGCATTGAAATCATCTTCCAGAAAAACAGAACAATACTGAACAGTGTACGAGATAAGAAATTTCTGAAATACTCTACATTAGCTACTCAAGAGGACAGTGGTGAATACCAGTGTAAGGTGGAGCAAGGAGCAGTGTCTAAAACCACCAAACTGAATGTCTTTGTGTCAG AATTATTTCCCAAGCCAACACTATCTGCTTCTATGACTCAGTTGGatgaaaataaagatttaattTTGAACTGCAGCATTAATGGTTTACGGAGAGCCAACTTCTCCATCCTACGGAAAAGTTCCAGTGGAGACATCCtgttgaaaaaatctaaaatcttAGCAATTAAAGTTAATGTGAATGATACTGGATCTTACACCTGCAAAGCTGAAGTAAAAGGAATAATCAAGGAGAGCAAACCTGTAAGGATAAGTGTTTATG CTCCAGTCTCCAAGCCAACTCTTTCTGTTGTCAGTGGCTCACCAGAGGTGGTATTAGGAAAGCCTCTACAATTAATCTGTCATTCAGTGATGGGAACACCACCAATAACATTCACATTCTACAAAGGGgatgaaattaagaaaaatgtAACTAATGACACATATGCTACATTCTTGGATGAAGATATTGGACTAAATGACAATGGAGGGTACAGATGTGATGCTAGAAACAATCACTCCAGCGGTGTGAAAACCAGCAATACTCTAAATGTCACAGTGATAG TACCCATCAGGGGTGCCAGTTTGGGCAGTGTTCCGTATGGAGAAGTAGAAGTTGGCAGTGATACTGCTTTCCTCTGCTCTGTGAAGGAAGGATCTTGGCCAATTGACttcaagttttttaaaaaaactgatCATGAAGTTCTTCTTCATAAAGTAAGGGAATATTCAGACAGAACCATATGGCACAAGAAAACAATGAAGAGGAAGGACACAGGGACCTATTATTGCGTGGCTTCGAACCGAGCCAGCGTGGACGTGAGGAGCCGTCCAATAACCATCAGTG TCATCTTAGCAGCTTGGCAGAAAGGAGTCATTGCTGCATTTGTCCTGacagccatggcaggagcaggagcagtcGCTTTATGGTGGTTTTTGCGTAAGAAGAAAAAGG CTAAAGGACCATCCATGGAGATGTCTGG ttCTGCCTTGGCTCCAAACTTGACAAGTGAAAAACTAACAAGACCACCCAGTGATGGAAACTACTATTCAG GATCAGGTTACATTGAAGATAATGAAAACCACATGAAATCAACAGATGAGAGTAAAG GACCTGACCTTGAGAGTGCTGAGGTGGATTACACTGAAGTTGAAGTCTCCACGCTTGATCCTCACAGAG
- the PECAM1 gene encoding platelet endothelial cell adhesion molecule isoform X4: MYLALLVIFLQCSELYAQGKVYQVFTFNGVKIKVEPSDKVKNGAPMSIICHADISKNTDFQLKHNFTFFKDGKLVFMTISDKEDARYEIPVAKSADTGDYECRVKAGDKLVISKPIYVWVAGMTKPILTADKKEVSEGEIVKLRCELPEEVPPLEFFFRKIKTNSEPIEKRVAEQNQNFSEMEYYVEAGDNILQFDCFGKRQVKTGWESSQHSNKTLVTVKEPFRKPTLITRPSNNFTEGDIIEFECSTVAAEMRGIEIIFQKNRTILNSVRDKKFLKYSTLATQEDSGEYQCKVEQGAVSKTTKLNVFVSELFPKPTLSASMTQLDENKDLILNCSINGLRRANFSILRKSSSGDILLKKSKILAIKVNVNDTGSYTCKAEVKGIIKESKPVRISVYAPVSKPTLSVVSGSPEVVLGKPLQLICHSVMGTPPITFTFYKGDEIKKNVTNDTYATFLDEDIGLNDNGGYRCDARNNHSSGVKTSNTLNVTVIVPIRGASLGSVPYGEVEVGSDTAFLCSVKEGSWPIDFKFFKKTDHEVLLHKVREYSDRTIWHKKTMKRKDTGTYYCVASNRASVDVRSRPITISVILAAWQKGVIAAFVLTAMAGAGAVALWWFLRKKKKAKGPSMEMSGSALAPNLTSEKLTRPPSDGNYYSGSGYIEDNENHMKSTDESKGPDLESAEVDYTEVEVSTLDPHRDSMENRHSRIYGHPDAT, encoded by the exons ATGTATCTTGCtcttctggtgattttcttgcaGT gttCAGAACTTTACGCTCAGGGGAAAG tTTATCAAGTTTTTACTTTCAACGGAGTTAAAATCAAGGTTGAACCATCTGACAAAGTGAAGAATGGAGCTCCAATGTCAATCATCTGCCACGCTGATATTAGCAAAAATACTGATTTCCAGCTGAAGCacaatttcacattttttaaggATGGGAAGCTTGTATTTATGACCATATCAGACAAAGAAGATGCACGGTATGAAATACCTGTGGCCAAGTCTGCAGATACAGGAGACTATGAATGTAGGGTGAAAGCAGGTGACAAGTTGGTTATCAGTAAGCCCATCTATGTTTGGGTTGCAG GAATGACCAAGCCAATCCTGACTGCTGACAAAAAAGAAGTTTCAGAGGGTGAAATTGTGAAATTACGTTGTGAGCTGCCAGAAGAAGTTCCTCCTTTAGAGTTCTTTTTCCGGAAGATAAAGACAAATTCAGAGCCTATAGAAAAACGTGTAgctgaacaaaaccaaaatttttctGAAATGGAATATTATGTTGAAGCGGGAGATAATATTTTACAATTTGATTGCTTTGGCAAGAGACAAGTAAAAACTGGATGGGAAAGCTCCCAACACAGCAACAAAACACTTGTTACAGTCAAGG AACCATTTAGAAAGCCCACTCTGATCACTAGGCCCTCCAATAACTTTACAGAAGGAGACATAATAGAATTTGAGTGCTCAACCGTGGCAGCTGAAATGCGTGGCATTGAAATCATCTTCCAGAAAAACAGAACAATACTGAACAGTGTACGAGATAAGAAATTTCTGAAATACTCTACATTAGCTACTCAAGAGGACAGTGGTGAATACCAGTGTAAGGTGGAGCAAGGAGCAGTGTCTAAAACCACCAAACTGAATGTCTTTGTGTCAG AATTATTTCCCAAGCCAACACTATCTGCTTCTATGACTCAGTTGGatgaaaataaagatttaattTTGAACTGCAGCATTAATGGTTTACGGAGAGCCAACTTCTCCATCCTACGGAAAAGTTCCAGTGGAGACATCCtgttgaaaaaatctaaaatcttAGCAATTAAAGTTAATGTGAATGATACTGGATCTTACACCTGCAAAGCTGAAGTAAAAGGAATAATCAAGGAGAGCAAACCTGTAAGGATAAGTGTTTATG CTCCAGTCTCCAAGCCAACTCTTTCTGTTGTCAGTGGCTCACCAGAGGTGGTATTAGGAAAGCCTCTACAATTAATCTGTCATTCAGTGATGGGAACACCACCAATAACATTCACATTCTACAAAGGGgatgaaattaagaaaaatgtAACTAATGACACATATGCTACATTCTTGGATGAAGATATTGGACTAAATGACAATGGAGGGTACAGATGTGATGCTAGAAACAATCACTCCAGCGGTGTGAAAACCAGCAATACTCTAAATGTCACAGTGATAG TACCCATCAGGGGTGCCAGTTTGGGCAGTGTTCCGTATGGAGAAGTAGAAGTTGGCAGTGATACTGCTTTCCTCTGCTCTGTGAAGGAAGGATCTTGGCCAATTGACttcaagttttttaaaaaaactgatCATGAAGTTCTTCTTCATAAAGTAAGGGAATATTCAGACAGAACCATATGGCACAAGAAAACAATGAAGAGGAAGGACACAGGGACCTATTATTGCGTGGCTTCGAACCGAGCCAGCGTGGACGTGAGGAGCCGTCCAATAACCATCAGTG TCATCTTAGCAGCTTGGCAGAAAGGAGTCATTGCTGCATTTGTCCTGacagccatggcaggagcaggagcagtcGCTTTATGGTGGTTTTTGCGTAAGAAGAAAAAGG CTAAAGGACCATCCATGGAGATGTCTGG ttCTGCCTTGGCTCCAAACTTGACAAGTGAAAAACTAACAAGACCACCCAGTGATGGAAACTACTATTCAG GATCAGGTTACATTGAAGATAATGAAAACCACATGAAATCAACAGATGAGAGTAAAG GACCTGACCTTGAGAGTGCTGAGGTGGATTACACTGAAGTTGAAGTCTCCACGCTTGATCCTCACAGAG
- the PECAM1 gene encoding platelet endothelial cell adhesion molecule isoform X1: MYLALLVIFLQCSELYAQGKVYQVFTFNGVKIKVEPSDKVKNGAPMSIICHADISKNTDFQLKHNFTFFKDGKLVFMTISDKEDARYEIPVAKSADTGDYECRVKAGDKLVISKPIYVWVAGMTKPILTADKKEVSEGEIVKLRCELPEEVPPLEFFFRKIKTNSEPIEKRVAEQNQNFSEMEYYVEAGDNILQFDCFGKRQVKTGWESSQHSNKTLVTVKEPFRKPTLITRPSNNFTEGDIIEFECSTVAAEMRGIEIIFQKNRTILNSVRDKKFLKYSTLATQEDSGEYQCKVEQGAVSKTTKLNVFVSELFPKPTLSASMTQLDENKDLILNCSINGLRRANFSILRKSSSGDILLKKSKILAIKVNVNDTGSYTCKAEVKGIIKESKPVRISVYAPVSKPTLSVVSGSPEVVLGKPLQLICHSVMGTPPITFTFYKGDEIKKNVTNDTYATFLDEDIGLNDNGGYRCDARNNHSSGVKTSNTLNVTVIVPIRGASLGSVPYGEVEVGSDTAFLCSVKEGSWPIDFKFFKKTDHEVLLHKVREYSDRTIWHKKTMKRKDTGTYYCVASNRASVDVRSRPITISVILAAWQKGVIAAFVLTAMAGAGAVALWWFLRKKKKAKGPSMEMSGSALAPNLTSEKLTRPPSDGNYYSGSGYIEDNENHMKSTDESKGPDLESAEVDYTEVEVSTLDPHRAPEQKGTETVYSEIRKTNNDSMENRHSQRIYGHPDAT; the protein is encoded by the exons ATGTATCTTGCtcttctggtgattttcttgcaGT gttCAGAACTTTACGCTCAGGGGAAAG tTTATCAAGTTTTTACTTTCAACGGAGTTAAAATCAAGGTTGAACCATCTGACAAAGTGAAGAATGGAGCTCCAATGTCAATCATCTGCCACGCTGATATTAGCAAAAATACTGATTTCCAGCTGAAGCacaatttcacattttttaaggATGGGAAGCTTGTATTTATGACCATATCAGACAAAGAAGATGCACGGTATGAAATACCTGTGGCCAAGTCTGCAGATACAGGAGACTATGAATGTAGGGTGAAAGCAGGTGACAAGTTGGTTATCAGTAAGCCCATCTATGTTTGGGTTGCAG GAATGACCAAGCCAATCCTGACTGCTGACAAAAAAGAAGTTTCAGAGGGTGAAATTGTGAAATTACGTTGTGAGCTGCCAGAAGAAGTTCCTCCTTTAGAGTTCTTTTTCCGGAAGATAAAGACAAATTCAGAGCCTATAGAAAAACGTGTAgctgaacaaaaccaaaatttttctGAAATGGAATATTATGTTGAAGCGGGAGATAATATTTTACAATTTGATTGCTTTGGCAAGAGACAAGTAAAAACTGGATGGGAAAGCTCCCAACACAGCAACAAAACACTTGTTACAGTCAAGG AACCATTTAGAAAGCCCACTCTGATCACTAGGCCCTCCAATAACTTTACAGAAGGAGACATAATAGAATTTGAGTGCTCAACCGTGGCAGCTGAAATGCGTGGCATTGAAATCATCTTCCAGAAAAACAGAACAATACTGAACAGTGTACGAGATAAGAAATTTCTGAAATACTCTACATTAGCTACTCAAGAGGACAGTGGTGAATACCAGTGTAAGGTGGAGCAAGGAGCAGTGTCTAAAACCACCAAACTGAATGTCTTTGTGTCAG AATTATTTCCCAAGCCAACACTATCTGCTTCTATGACTCAGTTGGatgaaaataaagatttaattTTGAACTGCAGCATTAATGGTTTACGGAGAGCCAACTTCTCCATCCTACGGAAAAGTTCCAGTGGAGACATCCtgttgaaaaaatctaaaatcttAGCAATTAAAGTTAATGTGAATGATACTGGATCTTACACCTGCAAAGCTGAAGTAAAAGGAATAATCAAGGAGAGCAAACCTGTAAGGATAAGTGTTTATG CTCCAGTCTCCAAGCCAACTCTTTCTGTTGTCAGTGGCTCACCAGAGGTGGTATTAGGAAAGCCTCTACAATTAATCTGTCATTCAGTGATGGGAACACCACCAATAACATTCACATTCTACAAAGGGgatgaaattaagaaaaatgtAACTAATGACACATATGCTACATTCTTGGATGAAGATATTGGACTAAATGACAATGGAGGGTACAGATGTGATGCTAGAAACAATCACTCCAGCGGTGTGAAAACCAGCAATACTCTAAATGTCACAGTGATAG TACCCATCAGGGGTGCCAGTTTGGGCAGTGTTCCGTATGGAGAAGTAGAAGTTGGCAGTGATACTGCTTTCCTCTGCTCTGTGAAGGAAGGATCTTGGCCAATTGACttcaagttttttaaaaaaactgatCATGAAGTTCTTCTTCATAAAGTAAGGGAATATTCAGACAGAACCATATGGCACAAGAAAACAATGAAGAGGAAGGACACAGGGACCTATTATTGCGTGGCTTCGAACCGAGCCAGCGTGGACGTGAGGAGCCGTCCAATAACCATCAGTG TCATCTTAGCAGCTTGGCAGAAAGGAGTCATTGCTGCATTTGTCCTGacagccatggcaggagcaggagcagtcGCTTTATGGTGGTTTTTGCGTAAGAAGAAAAAGG CTAAAGGACCATCCATGGAGATGTCTGG ttCTGCCTTGGCTCCAAACTTGACAAGTGAAAAACTAACAAGACCACCCAGTGATGGAAACTACTATTCAG GATCAGGTTACATTGAAGATAATGAAAACCACATGAAATCAACAGATGAGAGTAAAG GACCTGACCTTGAGAGTGCTGAGGTGGATTACACTGAAGTTGAAGTCTCCACGCTTGATCCTCACAGAG CTCCTGAACAGAAGGGGACTGAAACAGTTTATAGTGAAATCAGAAAAACTAATAATG